A genome region from Brienomyrus brachyistius isolate T26 chromosome 23, BBRACH_0.4, whole genome shotgun sequence includes the following:
- the LOC125719312 gene encoding iroquois-class homeodomain protein IRX-4-like, which translates to MSYPQLGYHCSSTPQFLMATNSLTACCESSGRAAVGGGVMAASPQTPVYCPVYESRLLARHDLSPAGSLYGNPYPRSQGYGNYVTYGTDASAFYPLSAFEAKDGGVSAPAGIPPAAACYPCDSALGQYSYDRYGSMDAGARRKNASRETTSTLKAWLNDHRKNPYPTKGEKIMLAIITKMTLTQVSTWFANARRRLKKENQMTWPPRTKSSDDKSYDDDEEDGELIKGENRDHEHQALGEKDFRLSDMEDFHSIASGSPNSELKHPYPRTDYPHGRPKVSPGPACTEDGDLTKSCLRRFPDSCEGNINGRGLTEIVYREESQTNKPKIWSLAHTAISLNPAEYPSCMHKCASPVSNSVKSTDRQQDSPVATLRSWVDGVFHDPLFRHRSVNQVLVNTTVSGASTKCAVVEASAICDSSFGVMKEQVASIKHQQPNKYLSDFPKPGSKLFFSY; encoded by the exons ATGTCTTACCCGCAGTTGGGATACCACTGCTCCTCGACACCGCAG TTCCTGATGGCAACCAATTCTTTGACGGCTTGCTGCGAGTCCAGCGGCAGAGCTGCTGTTGGAGGAGGAGTGATGGCAGCTTCCCCACAGACGCCGGTGTATTGCCCGGTTTATGAGAGCCGGCTTCTGGCCAGGCATGATCTCAGCCCCGCCGGTTCTCTATACGGGAATCCCTACCCCAGAAGCCAAGGCTACGGGAATTACGTTACCTACGGGACAGACGCTTCAGCCTTCTACCCCCTG AGCGCATTTGAAGCCAAAGACGGGGGCGTCTCCGCGCCTGCCGGCATCCCCCCCGCTGCCGCCTGTTACCCCTGTGACTCCGCTTTGGGACAATACTCATACGACAG ATACGGATCGATGGATGCCGGGGCGCGGAGGAAAAACGCCAGCCGCGAAACAACGAGTACGCTGAAAGCCTGGCTCAACGATCACCGCAAAAACCCGTACCCCACCAAGGGGGAAAAGATCATGCTGGCAATCATCACCAAGATGACCCTCACCCAGGTGTCCACCTGGTTCGCCAACGCCCGCAGGAGACTGAAGAAGGAGAATCAAATGACATGGCCCCCACGGACCAAAAGCTCCGACGACAAGAGCTATGATGACGATGAAGAAGATGGTGAACTAATCAAAGGCGAAAACAGAGACCATG AGCATCAAGCACTGGGAGAAAAAGATTTCCGACTAAGTGATATGGAGGATTTCCATTCGATCGCTTCAGGAAGCCCTAACAGCGAGCTAAAGCACCCGTATCCAAGGACAGATTACCCGCATGGTCGCCCCAAAGTATCCCCGGGACCAGCCTGTACCGAGGACGGGGATCTGACCAAAAGCTGCTTGCGAAGATTTCCAGACAGCTGCGAAGGAAATATTAACGGCAGAGGGCTGACAGAAATAGTTTATAGGGAGGAATCACAAACCAACAAGCCGAAAATATGGTCTCTGGCACATACGGCCATTTCTTTGAACCCAGCCGAATATCCATCCTGCATGCATAAATGTGCGTCGCCAGTGTCCAACTCTGTGAAAAGCACGGACAGGCAACAGGATTCCCCAGTAGCCACTTTGAGGAGCTGGGTTGACGGGGTCTTCCATGACCCGTTATTTCGGCACAGATCTGTAAACCAGGTGCTGGTTAATACCACGGTATCTGGAGCCTCGACAAAATGCGCTGTAGTGGAGGCGTCTGCAATCTGCGACTCATCTTTCGGCGTGATGAAGGAGCAAGTAGCGTCAATAAAGCATCAACAGCCAAATAAATACTTGTCGGATTTTCCGAAACCAGGAAGCAAACtgtttttctcttattaa